One Arthrobacter sp. StoSoilB19 DNA window includes the following coding sequences:
- the pxpA gene encoding 5-oxoprolinase subunit PxpA has product MQKNVTETTPAQVLLNSDMGEGFGLHEFGNDAALMEIIDVANVACGYHAGDPDVMNRTVALAAEHGVAVGAHPGLPDPMGFGRRRMVLTPEEVESIILYQTGALTAFLAKNGLSLNHIKPHGALYGMLAGDEGLMQAAAGTAKQFGVPFYGLAGTAHESVCRAMGVDFVAELYVDLNYGPGGELLIQRRPAPTDPDAAAERVSRAVAGEPVTAVDGTPLNIAFQSICVHSDAPNAVAVASAVRKALDSSRSAHS; this is encoded by the coding sequence ATGCAAAAAAACGTGACGGAAACCACGCCTGCCCAGGTGCTGCTGAATTCGGACATGGGTGAAGGCTTCGGCCTGCACGAGTTCGGCAACGACGCCGCGCTCATGGAAATCATCGACGTCGCCAACGTCGCCTGCGGCTACCACGCCGGGGACCCGGACGTCATGAACCGGACGGTGGCCCTTGCCGCCGAACACGGGGTGGCCGTGGGCGCCCATCCCGGGCTCCCCGATCCCATGGGGTTCGGCCGCCGCCGCATGGTGCTCACCCCGGAGGAGGTCGAGTCGATCATCCTGTACCAGACCGGGGCGCTGACCGCCTTCCTGGCCAAGAACGGGCTGTCCCTGAACCACATCAAACCCCACGGCGCGCTCTATGGCATGCTCGCCGGAGACGAAGGCCTTATGCAGGCGGCGGCCGGAACAGCCAAACAGTTCGGCGTTCCGTTCTACGGCCTGGCGGGGACCGCCCATGAATCCGTGTGCCGCGCCATGGGCGTGGACTTCGTTGCGGAACTCTATGTGGACCTCAATTACGGCCCCGGCGGCGAGCTCCTCATCCAGCGACGGCCCGCGCCCACCGACCCGGACGCCGCCGCGGAACGCGTCAGCCGGGCGGTGGCTGGCGAACCCGTGACCGCCGTCGACGGCACTCCCCTGAACATCGCCTTCCAGAGCATCTGCGTTCACTCGGATGCACCCAACGCCGTCGCCGTGGCCTCCGCCGTGCGCAAGGCACTCGACTCATCCCGATCCGCCCACTCCTGA
- a CDS encoding acetyl-CoA carboxylase biotin carboxylase subunit, with the protein MKLFIANRGEIAVRIARTARDMGIETVLGVSEPDAESLAARTADHYVVVGPAQATASYLNQDALVAAALEQGCDAVHPGYGFLSENADFARRVAEAGLTWVGPTADTISMMGNKSLAREAAANAGVPVLKGSDGPLDPEADAVDIARSIGYPLVVKASAGGGGRGIRFVHDESDLLETIEMARGEAAAIFGDPTVYLERFVEHARHVEVQVLGDGTNFIHLGDRDCSMQRRSQKVLEEAPAPNLPDAVRATIRESSVALARQCGYHGAGTVEFLYDPGNHEAAFIEMNTRIQVEHPITEQITGVDLVREQLLIASTGSMSISQDDVHFSGHAIECRINAEDPSHHFFPSPGTIRSLDWPSGDGIRVDTGVEAGSVVSPYYDSLLAKLAVHAADRDAAIAATLAALEATHIEGVKTTVPVHLALLARPEFAEVSHHSKFIETAADLMGAK; encoded by the coding sequence ATGAAACTGTTTATCGCAAACCGCGGCGAGATCGCCGTGCGGATCGCCAGGACTGCCCGCGACATGGGCATCGAAACCGTCCTGGGGGTCAGCGAGCCCGACGCGGAATCACTGGCAGCCCGGACAGCCGACCACTACGTGGTGGTGGGCCCGGCCCAGGCAACCGCCAGCTACCTGAACCAGGACGCCCTGGTCGCTGCGGCCCTCGAGCAGGGGTGCGACGCCGTCCACCCGGGCTACGGTTTCCTGTCGGAGAACGCCGACTTCGCCAGGAGGGTGGCAGAGGCCGGCCTCACCTGGGTGGGCCCCACCGCGGACACCATCTCCATGATGGGCAACAAATCCCTGGCCCGGGAAGCGGCAGCCAACGCCGGCGTCCCCGTGCTCAAGGGGTCTGACGGCCCCTTGGATCCGGAGGCGGACGCCGTCGACATTGCGCGTTCGATTGGGTACCCGCTGGTGGTGAAGGCCTCCGCCGGCGGTGGCGGCCGGGGCATCCGGTTCGTGCATGACGAGAGCGATCTGCTGGAAACCATCGAGATGGCCAGGGGCGAGGCCGCCGCCATCTTCGGCGACCCCACCGTCTACCTGGAACGGTTCGTGGAGCATGCCCGCCATGTGGAGGTGCAGGTCCTGGGCGACGGGACCAACTTCATCCACCTCGGCGACCGCGACTGTTCCATGCAGCGCCGTTCGCAGAAGGTACTGGAGGAAGCCCCTGCACCCAACCTCCCGGACGCCGTCCGGGCCACCATCCGGGAGTCCTCCGTGGCCCTTGCCCGCCAGTGCGGGTACCACGGGGCGGGGACGGTGGAGTTCCTGTACGACCCCGGGAACCATGAGGCCGCATTCATTGAGATGAACACCCGCATCCAGGTGGAGCACCCCATCACCGAGCAAATCACCGGCGTGGACCTGGTCCGCGAGCAGCTCCTGATTGCCTCCACCGGATCCATGTCCATCTCCCAGGACGACGTGCACTTCAGCGGCCACGCCATCGAATGCCGCATCAACGCGGAAGACCCCAGCCACCACTTCTTCCCCAGCCCGGGAACCATCCGGTCCCTGGACTGGCCATCGGGTGATGGCATCCGCGTGGACACCGGGGTGGAAGCAGGTTCGGTGGTGAGCCCTTACTACGACTCCCTCCTGGCCAAGCTGGCCGTCCACGCCGCGGACCGGGACGCCGCCATCGCGGCCACCTTGGCGGCGCTGGAGGCAACACACATTGAAGGGGTCAAGACCACCGTCCCCGTCCACCTGGCGCTGCTGGCGCGGCCTGAATTCGCCGAAGTCAGCCACCACTCCAAGTTCATTGAAACCGCAGCCGACCTCATGGGGGCAAAATGA
- a CDS encoding polysaccharide deacetylase: protein MAKDIQVAFGVDVDAVAGMLGSYGGEDSPCDISRGLFSGEVGGPRLIRLFQKYNLPATWFVPGHSIETFPELTQMIVDAGHEIGVHGYSHENPIAMTREQETAILDRAIELIEKVSGRRPTGYVAPWWEFSPVTNEILLERGIKYDHSLMHRDFEPYYVRVGDSWKKIDYTKDAQTWMEPLVRGQETDLVEIPANWYLDDLPPMMFIKASPNSHGFVNPRDIEEMWRDQFDWVYREMDQAVFTMTIHPDVSGRPQVLLMLERLIEHINSHEGVSWLTFDQIADSFLSRSPRKENKS, encoded by the coding sequence ATGGCTAAGGACATTCAAGTCGCCTTCGGCGTGGACGTAGACGCAGTGGCAGGCATGCTCGGCTCCTACGGAGGAGAGGACTCCCCGTGCGACATCAGCCGCGGCCTGTTCAGCGGTGAAGTCGGCGGCCCCCGGCTGATCCGGTTGTTCCAGAAATACAACCTCCCGGCCACCTGGTTCGTGCCGGGCCACTCCATCGAAACCTTCCCCGAACTGACCCAGATGATCGTGGACGCCGGGCACGAGATCGGCGTGCACGGATATTCGCACGAAAACCCGATCGCCATGACCCGGGAGCAGGAGACCGCCATCCTGGACCGCGCGATTGAACTGATCGAAAAGGTATCCGGCCGCCGGCCCACCGGCTACGTTGCACCGTGGTGGGAGTTCTCGCCTGTCACCAACGAGATCCTCCTGGAGCGCGGCATCAAGTACGACCACTCCCTGATGCACCGGGACTTCGAGCCGTACTACGTCCGGGTCGGGGACTCGTGGAAGAAGATCGACTACACCAAGGACGCCCAGACATGGATGGAGCCCCTGGTGCGCGGGCAGGAAACGGACCTGGTGGAAATCCCGGCCAACTGGTACCTAGATGACCTGCCTCCCATGATGTTCATCAAGGCATCCCCGAACTCGCACGGGTTCGTCAACCCCCGCGACATCGAAGAAATGTGGCGGGACCAGTTCGACTGGGTCTACCGCGAAATGGACCAGGCCGTCTTCACCATGACCATTCACCCGGACGTCTCCGGCCGCCCCCAGGTGCTCCTCATGCTCGAGCGGCTCATCGAACACATCAACTCCCATGAGGGCGTCAGCTGGCTGACCTTCGACCAGATCGCCGACTCCTTCCTTTCCCGCAGCCCCCGTAAGGAGAACAAGTCATGA
- a CDS encoding biotin-dependent carboxyltransferase family protein: MAFEIGNPGLATTVQDQGRTGHYNVGIPQSGSMDQYSTELGNALVGNTAREAVLECTYLGPVLTTDSDAVIAVTGAPVEVKVNGEPRPQWSRLLLKAGDQLSFGVIQGGTRYYIAVQGGIDVPEVLGSRSTYSLGGIGGFKGRKLEAGDVVPVGAPLNGGSLPQAESVPDEYRPVFAKEQEVRIVLGLYDHRLTDEGLGNLLHEEWKVTPVADRMGLRYSGPGVKWKEREQPFGAGSDPSNIVDAGYAVGSIQIPGGTQPIILHRDAVSGGGYAMVGTVISADMDLVARAAPGTATRFVPVSLADALEARRDLAERRNKAWAALGASR; the protein is encoded by the coding sequence ATGGCATTTGAAATCGGAAACCCGGGCCTGGCCACCACGGTCCAGGACCAGGGGCGAACGGGCCACTACAACGTGGGCATACCGCAAAGCGGTTCCATGGACCAGTACTCCACCGAACTGGGAAACGCCCTGGTGGGAAACACGGCACGGGAAGCGGTCCTTGAGTGCACCTACCTGGGCCCGGTGCTGACCACCGACAGCGACGCCGTCATCGCCGTCACCGGCGCTCCTGTGGAGGTGAAGGTCAACGGGGAGCCGCGGCCGCAGTGGAGCCGCCTGCTGCTGAAGGCCGGGGACCAGCTTTCCTTCGGCGTGATCCAGGGCGGCACCCGCTACTACATCGCCGTCCAGGGCGGCATCGACGTCCCGGAGGTGTTGGGCAGCCGGTCCACGTACAGCCTGGGCGGGATCGGCGGGTTCAAGGGCCGCAAGCTCGAGGCGGGCGACGTTGTCCCCGTGGGCGCTCCCCTCAACGGCGGAAGCCTCCCCCAGGCCGAAAGCGTCCCGGATGAATACCGGCCCGTTTTCGCCAAGGAGCAGGAAGTCCGGATCGTGCTGGGGTTGTACGACCACCGCCTGACCGACGAAGGCCTGGGCAATCTCCTCCACGAGGAGTGGAAAGTGACTCCCGTGGCCGACCGGATGGGTCTTCGCTACTCCGGACCTGGGGTGAAATGGAAAGAGCGCGAACAGCCGTTCGGCGCCGGCTCGGACCCTTCCAACATCGTGGACGCGGGGTATGCCGTGGGATCCATCCAGATTCCCGGCGGCACCCAGCCGATCATCCTGCACCGCGATGCCGTCTCCGGCGGCGGCTACGCGATGGTGGGCACCGTGATCAGCGCCGACATGGATCTGGTTGCCAGGGCGGCTCCCGGAACGGCGACCCGTTTTGTGCCCGTCAGCCTTGCGGATGCTTTGGAGGCGCGCCGCGATCTTGCTGAACGCCGCAATAAGGCGTGGGCGGCGCTGGGCGCCAGCCGCTGA
- a CDS encoding PucR family transcriptional regulator, with translation MRVADLVADAALNIRLAVPGSPGRLARPIAWCAPTEHMDPTPFLSVNALLLTNGMGLNVRDYRIWDAYVERLMSVPVSGLVFGLGAAHRELPPGLVKACEAHGLPLLELPPEVPFVQVMRHVDQLIAAERYAELRAGWDLADECTRLAAGGHSLAQVLERVATTIRARVAVLDHNGFELMSAGTAAGGTARTTLSLPSGGILRFRLAIEGIKSSLVLQPLLGPVAAVIAMQLSYTLGSRSPLHSREAARFIEALYEARGTPAPALRRYAAEAGFEPDGAWGSVLIGGAGEVAPAKLRTIAWRVRVGLQAEFGTVRFMEEAGLTTVLVQRREAGMELMEAVQKSFQEAPELSAVVSGCGNLDELPLVLQLARRRMGEPGLHRAPVADLAGVVEGLPGAGLVAMSRRLLAPLMSDGGTALRETLDAYLRYSGNTRETCSELFIHRNTLTYRLRKIEELLRVDLADGEVRATCLLALRIVAAGT, from the coding sequence ATGCGTGTTGCCGATCTCGTGGCGGATGCTGCGCTGAACATCCGCCTTGCCGTGCCGGGCAGCCCCGGACGCCTGGCCCGGCCCATTGCATGGTGCGCTCCCACGGAGCACATGGACCCCACGCCGTTCCTCAGCGTCAACGCGCTGTTGCTCACCAACGGGATGGGCCTGAACGTCAGGGACTACCGCATCTGGGATGCGTACGTGGAGCGCCTGATGTCCGTTCCCGTTTCGGGTCTGGTTTTCGGCCTCGGCGCAGCGCACCGTGAACTGCCGCCGGGACTGGTGAAGGCCTGCGAAGCCCATGGCCTTCCACTGCTTGAGCTTCCTCCCGAAGTGCCGTTTGTCCAGGTGATGCGGCACGTGGACCAGCTCATCGCCGCCGAACGCTATGCCGAACTGCGCGCCGGGTGGGACCTGGCGGACGAGTGCACCAGGCTGGCGGCGGGTGGCCATTCGCTGGCGCAGGTCCTGGAACGGGTGGCCACCACCATCCGGGCGCGCGTGGCGGTCCTTGACCACAATGGGTTTGAACTCATGTCGGCAGGAACGGCCGCGGGCGGAACGGCACGGACCACCCTGAGCCTGCCCAGCGGCGGAATCCTCCGGTTCAGGCTGGCCATCGAAGGAATCAAGAGCAGCCTGGTGCTCCAGCCGCTGTTGGGCCCGGTGGCTGCGGTGATCGCCATGCAGCTGAGCTACACCCTTGGGTCCCGGTCGCCCCTGCATTCACGGGAAGCCGCCCGGTTCATCGAGGCGCTCTACGAGGCCAGGGGGACACCGGCCCCGGCCTTGCGGCGCTACGCCGCGGAGGCCGGGTTCGAGCCGGACGGGGCGTGGGGCTCCGTGCTGATCGGCGGCGCAGGGGAAGTTGCGCCGGCCAAGCTGCGGACCATCGCCTGGCGGGTCCGGGTGGGTCTGCAGGCCGAATTTGGGACCGTGCGGTTCATGGAGGAAGCCGGGCTCACCACGGTCCTGGTGCAGCGCCGGGAAGCGGGGATGGAGCTCATGGAAGCCGTCCAAAAGTCTTTCCAGGAGGCGCCGGAATTGTCCGCCGTCGTCTCTGGGTGCGGGAACCTGGACGAACTTCCGCTGGTGCTGCAGCTGGCCCGCCGCCGGATGGGTGAGCCGGGGCTCCATCGGGCGCCGGTCGCTGACCTGGCCGGTGTGGTGGAGGGCCTGCCTGGCGCCGGGCTGGTGGCGATGTCCCGGCGCCTCCTGGCGCCGTTGATGTCCGACGGCGGCACGGCCTTGCGCGAAACGCTTGACGCGTACCTGCGGTACAGCGGGAATACCCGCGAAACCTGCAGTGAGCTCTTCATCCACCGCAACACCCTGACATACAGGTTGCGCAAGATCGAGGAGCTTCTGCGGGTTGACCTCGCTGACGGCGAAGTGCGGGCCACCTGCCTGCTGGCACTGCGGATCGTCGCCGCCGGCACCTAG
- a CDS encoding LacI family DNA-binding transcriptional regulator: MKEKADGSGTVTLKDLARELGVHPSTVSRVLHSGSDVAKGAASAATAERVRELARKLGYSPDPQAASLRTRRTKLLGVIVPRLSDLVLAIMYEGIDEASAEVGYSAFVMNSRDDPDEQRRKIDLMLARRVDGLIIGDAHLDGGLLQELTDRKVPFVLINRRVTGYPSATCDDVVGGELVASHLWEMGHRQVAVIAGEPYASTAVDRTAGFLDRWRSLGGTISDDDVVWSRFDTAGGREAGEKILASGRPRPTAIFAVNDFAAIGAMGALRARGLTVGQDVAVVGYNDTSLAAELPIPLTSVHSPMADIGRTAVQLIQAVLRGEKPDPVQLEPTLYVRESSAARAAAEMAAN; this comes from the coding sequence ATGAAAGAAAAGGCCGACGGCAGCGGAACGGTCACGCTGAAGGATTTGGCCAGGGAGCTGGGCGTCCATCCGTCCACTGTCTCCAGGGTCCTGCATTCCGGTTCCGACGTGGCCAAGGGAGCGGCCTCGGCCGCCACCGCCGAACGCGTCCGTGAACTGGCCCGCAAGCTGGGCTACTCCCCCGACCCGCAGGCCGCCAGCCTCCGCACGCGGCGGACCAAACTGCTGGGCGTCATCGTCCCCCGGCTTTCGGACCTGGTCCTGGCCATCATGTACGAGGGCATCGACGAGGCCTCAGCCGAGGTGGGGTATTCCGCGTTCGTCATGAACTCCCGCGATGACCCGGACGAACAACGGCGGAAGATCGACCTCATGCTGGCGCGGCGGGTGGACGGCCTCATCATTGGCGACGCCCATCTCGACGGCGGCCTCCTGCAGGAACTGACGGACCGGAAGGTCCCGTTCGTGCTGATTAACCGCCGGGTGACGGGCTACCCGTCCGCCACCTGCGACGACGTCGTGGGCGGCGAACTCGTCGCCAGCCACCTGTGGGAGATGGGCCACCGGCAGGTGGCGGTCATTGCCGGCGAGCCCTACGCAAGCACCGCCGTCGACCGCACAGCAGGCTTCCTGGACCGGTGGCGGTCCCTGGGCGGCACCATTTCCGACGACGACGTGGTGTGGTCCAGGTTCGATACCGCCGGCGGCCGGGAGGCCGGGGAAAAGATCCTCGCCAGCGGCCGGCCGCGCCCCACCGCCATCTTCGCGGTTAACGATTTCGCCGCCATCGGCGCGATGGGAGCCCTCCGCGCCCGCGGCCTCACCGTAGGACAGGACGTGGCCGTGGTGGGCTACAACGACACCTCCCTGGCCGCCGAACTTCCCATTCCGCTGACCTCGGTCCACTCCCCCATGGCGGACATTGGACGGACGGCGGTGCAGCTCATCCAGGCCGTGCTCAGGGGCGAAAAGCCCGACCCCGTACAACTGGAACCCACCCTGTACGTCCGCGAAAGCAGCGCCGCCAGGGCGGCCGCCGAGATGGCCGCCAACTAG
- a CDS encoding GYD domain-containing protein: MPKYLFEATYVGQGIKGLMQEGGTKRRDALAEALKSVGGSLESFYYAFGYYDVLGVFEAPDDASAAALSLLINSTGNVNVRLKPLLTVEDLDEAAKKTPSYRAPGQ; encoded by the coding sequence ATGCCGAAGTATTTGTTTGAAGCAACGTACGTGGGCCAGGGGATCAAGGGGCTGATGCAGGAAGGCGGTACCAAGCGGCGTGATGCCCTGGCGGAGGCCTTGAAGTCCGTGGGCGGCTCGCTGGAGAGCTTTTATTACGCGTTTGGCTACTATGACGTCCTTGGCGTGTTCGAGGCGCCGGACGATGCAAGTGCCGCGGCACTGTCGCTGCTGATCAATTCGACCGGGAACGTCAACGTCCGCCTGAAGCCGCTCCTCACCGTGGAAGACCTGGACGAAGCAGCCAAGAAGACGCCGTCGTACCGGGCCCCGGGACAATAG
- a CDS encoding asparaginase yields the protein MTVTDSHVVLLATGGTISSRSSEAGGAVASDTGEQVFKALGSRVSHPVRVLDVFQKGSYLLTFDDMLRICATIQDVLKDPSVLGVVVTHGTDTMEETAYLADLTHTDERPVVFTGSQRAADSDAPDGPDNLARAIAVAGSKDGRGKGVMVHFAGTIFPAAGVRKSQTLRLNAFANPDFGVLGQVSAQGEVAMDGSGGRFDALPLPQPGGGSPRVDLVAAYPGADSTLMHAALEAGAEGIVLQGTGSGNANASLCAEVAAAVASGAVVVTSTRVDAGPVVPIYGAGGGGEDLRVAGAISSGHLRPSQSLILLSLLLRINPDRDRITQIFAQRGRPPEPSA from the coding sequence ATGACTGTTACCGACTCCCACGTCGTGCTGCTGGCTACTGGAGGCACCATCTCGTCGCGTTCTTCCGAGGCCGGCGGCGCGGTCGCCTCCGATACCGGCGAGCAGGTGTTCAAAGCCCTCGGCTCGCGTGTCTCTCACCCCGTCCGGGTGCTGGACGTGTTCCAGAAGGGGTCCTACCTCCTGACGTTCGACGACATGCTGAGGATCTGCGCCACCATCCAGGACGTCCTTAAGGACCCCAGCGTCCTGGGCGTGGTGGTCACCCACGGCACCGACACCATGGAGGAGACCGCCTACCTCGCGGACCTGACGCACACGGACGAGCGGCCGGTGGTCTTCACCGGCTCGCAGCGGGCCGCCGACTCCGACGCTCCCGACGGGCCGGACAACCTGGCCCGGGCCATCGCCGTCGCCGGTTCGAAGGACGGGCGGGGTAAAGGCGTCATGGTCCACTTTGCGGGCACCATCTTCCCGGCCGCCGGCGTGCGGAAAAGCCAAACTCTCCGGCTGAATGCCTTTGCGAACCCCGATTTCGGGGTACTTGGCCAGGTATCAGCCCAGGGAGAAGTTGCCATGGACGGCAGCGGCGGCAGGTTCGACGCCCTGCCCCTGCCCCAGCCGGGCGGCGGCTCCCCGCGGGTGGACCTGGTTGCCGCCTATCCCGGCGCCGATTCCACCCTGATGCACGCCGCCCTTGAAGCAGGAGCGGAAGGCATCGTCCTGCAAGGAACCGGAAGCGGCAATGCAAACGCCAGCCTCTGCGCAGAGGTGGCCGCCGCCGTCGCGTCCGGCGCCGTGGTGGTCACCAGCACCCGCGTGGACGCGGGACCGGTGGTGCCCATCTACGGGGCCGGCGGCGGTGGCGAAGACCTGCGCGTTGCCGGTGCCATCAGCTCCGGCCACCTCCGGCCGTCACAGTCGCTGATCCTGCTCAGCCTCCTACTCAGGATCAATCCTGACAGGGACCGGATTACCCAAATTTTTGCCCAACGAGGGAGGCCCCCTGAACCCTCCGCCTGA
- a CDS encoding allophanate hydrolase subunit 1 — protein sequence MTTEAAILPGARYTWGGDEFLFVEVSEAMSLPANFKVMSIAGRLSDAALPGIVDICPANASLLVRFDPDVLPPEQLETAVRDIERDLTSHQERALETRIVEVPVWYEDPFTAEVAQRFREGFHQEPAGSDIDYAAKVNHLKDATEFIQRHHEQPWLVSMVGFVAGLPFLFQLVDREKQLEVPKYLSPRTDTPKLTVGHGGCFGCIYSVRGAGGYQMFGVAAAPIFDPGQALADFKDFMVFFRPGDIVKFKPVTEAEYNTIQAEISAGTFRYRQAPVTFDLSRALADPEGYNRELMEALNGI from the coding sequence ATGACCACCGAAGCCGCCATCCTCCCGGGTGCGCGCTACACCTGGGGCGGGGACGAATTCCTGTTCGTGGAAGTCTCCGAAGCGATGAGCCTGCCCGCGAACTTCAAGGTGATGTCCATCGCCGGCAGGTTATCCGACGCCGCGCTTCCGGGAATCGTTGACATCTGCCCGGCCAACGCATCCCTGCTAGTGCGGTTCGACCCCGACGTCCTACCTCCGGAACAGCTGGAAACTGCTGTGCGCGACATCGAGCGGGACCTGACGTCCCACCAGGAACGGGCACTGGAGACCCGGATCGTCGAGGTTCCGGTCTGGTACGAGGACCCCTTCACCGCGGAAGTGGCCCAGCGGTTCCGTGAAGGGTTCCACCAGGAGCCTGCAGGCAGCGACATCGATTACGCGGCTAAGGTCAACCACCTCAAGGATGCTACGGAGTTCATCCAGCGGCACCACGAACAGCCGTGGCTGGTGTCCATGGTGGGCTTCGTGGCCGGACTGCCGTTCCTGTTCCAGCTGGTGGACCGCGAGAAGCAGCTGGAGGTGCCCAAGTACCTGAGCCCGCGGACCGACACCCCCAAGCTGACCGTGGGGCACGGCGGATGCTTCGGCTGCATCTATTCGGTCCGGGGCGCCGGCGGGTACCAGATGTTCGGAGTGGCCGCCGCCCCCATCTTCGACCCCGGCCAGGCCTTGGCGGACTTCAAGGACTTCATGGTGTTCTTCCGCCCCGGGGACATCGTAAAGTTCAAACCGGTCACGGAGGCGGAATACAACACCATCCAGGCGGAGATCTCCGCTGGCACCTTCCGCTACCGCCAGGCACCGGTGACGTTCGACCTGTCCAGGGCGCTGGCCGACCCGGAAGGCTACAACCGTGAACTCATGGAGGCCCTCAATGGCATTTGA
- a CDS encoding acetyl-CoA carboxylase, with the protein MATIVSPLPGVFYRKPGPGKPPFANEGDTIEVGQTIGIVEIMKQFTEIQSDVAGTLESFEVNEGDMVNPGDSIVVIREG; encoded by the coding sequence ATGGCCACCATCGTTTCACCCCTTCCCGGAGTCTTCTACCGCAAGCCCGGGCCGGGCAAACCCCCCTTTGCCAACGAAGGCGACACCATCGAAGTCGGCCAGACCATCGGCATCGTGGAAATCATGAAGCAGTTCACCGAGATCCAGTCCGACGTCGCCGGGACCCTGGAATCCTTTGAAGTCAACGAAGGCGACATGGTCAACCCGGGCGACTCGATCGTCGTCATCCGGGAAGGATAA